A single Acidobacteriota bacterium DNA region contains:
- the nusG gene encoding transcription termination/antitermination protein NusG, which yields MTDVATRRWYIVHTYSGFEKKVEDSLKQRVQAYGMEDEIGEVLVPTEDVVEMRGGRKVITSKRFFPGYILVEMQMSDQAWHVVKNTPKVTGFVGAGSKPTPLTREEVDQILHQVTVAAEQPKPKYTFDKGDQVRINEGPFASFNGVVDDVNMDRNTLRVMVTIFGRATPVELDFLQVEKI from the coding sequence ACCCGGCGCTGGTACATCGTGCACACGTACTCCGGCTTCGAGAAGAAGGTGGAGGACTCGCTGAAGCAGCGCGTGCAGGCCTACGGCATGGAGGACGAGATCGGCGAGGTGCTCGTGCCGACGGAGGACGTCGTCGAGATGCGGGGCGGCCGGAAGGTGATTACGTCGAAACGGTTCTTCCCCGGCTACATCCTGGTCGAGATGCAGATGTCCGATCAGGCGTGGCACGTGGTGAAGAACACGCCGAAGGTGACCGGGTTCGTAGGGGCCGGGTCGAAGCCGACCCCCCTGACGCGGGAGGAAGTCGACCAGATCCTGCACCAAGTAACGGTGGCGGCCGAGCAGCCGAAGCCGAAGTACACGTTCGACAAGGGCGACCAGGTCCGGATTAACGAGGGGCCGTTCGCCAGCTTCAACGGCGTGGTGGACGACGTGAACATGGATCGCAACACGCTGCGGGTGATGGTGACCATCTTTGGGCGCGCGACCCCCGTGGAGCTCGACTTCCTGCAAGTGGAGAAGATCTGA
- a CDS encoding 50S ribosomal protein L10, whose amino-acid sequence MALSRAEKETRLDALRGELSGAESVILVDFKGLDVPTVTDLRRKVRGADGSYRVVKNSLARRALEGTPFEALCDRLEGSTALAYSGDDPVALAKALVDFAKDAPELTLGAAVVQGRTVEPDGVAGLSELPGKPELQAKLLMLLNAPATNFLRLLNAAPSNLLAVLKQAEEKAKEEG is encoded by the coding sequence ATGGCACTCAGCAGGGCAGAGAAGGAAACTCGGCTGGACGCTCTCCGGGGCGAACTGAGCGGCGCCGAGAGCGTCATTCTGGTCGACTTCAAGGGGCTCGACGTTCCTACCGTGACCGACCTGCGCCGGAAGGTGCGGGGCGCGGACGGGAGCTACCGCGTCGTGAAGAACTCCCTCGCGCGGCGAGCGCTGGAGGGAACCCCGTTCGAGGCGCTGTGCGACCGGCTGGAGGGCTCCACCGCCCTCGCCTACAGCGGCGACGACCCGGTGGCGCTGGCGAAGGCGCTGGTCGATTTCGCCAAGGATGCACCGGAACTGACCCTCGGCGCGGCCGTCGTGCAGGGTCGGACGGTCGAGCCGGACGGCGTGGCCGGCCTGTCGGAACTGCCCGGCAAGCCGGAGTTGCAGGCGAAGCTGCTGATGCTTCTGAACGCGCCGGCAACGAATTTCCTGCGGCTGCTCAATGCCGCACCGAGCAACTTGCTGGCCGTACTGAAGCAGGCGGAAGAGAAGGCGAAGGAGGAAGGCTAA
- a CDS encoding 50S ribosomal protein L7/L12 produces MAEVTQDQVVDYIKGMSVLELSELVKRLEEELGVSAAAAMPVAVAGAAPAGGAAPAEEEQTEFTVTLTEIGSQKIKVIKVVREVTSLGLKEAKDLVEGAPNAVKEAIPKDEAEAIAKKFEEVGAKTEIK; encoded by the coding sequence ATGGCTGAAGTGACTCAGGATCAGGTTGTCGATTACATCAAGGGAATGTCGGTGCTCGAGCTGTCCGAGCTCGTCAAGCGACTTGAAGAGGAGCTGGGCGTCTCGGCCGCGGCGGCGATGCCGGTCGCAGTGGCGGGCGCGGCGCCGGCGGGCGGAGCCGCCCCCGCGGAAGAGGAGCAGACCGAGTTCACCGTGACGCTGACCGAGATCGGGTCGCAGAAGATCAAGGTGATCAAGGTGGTGCGCGAGGTGACCAGCCTCGGCCTCAAGGAGGCGAAGGACCTGGTGGAGGGTGCGCCGAACGCGGTCAAGGAAGCGATCCCCAAGGACGAGGCGGAGGCGATTGCGAAGAAGTTCGAGGAAGTAGGCGCGAAGACCGAGATCAAGTAA
- a CDS encoding 50S ribosomal protein L1 — translation MKKSGKQFAAAQAKVDRTPYTLDEALPLVKSLTFAKFDETVEMAMRLGVNPKHADQMVRGTVVLPHGLGRTKSVVVIAGPDRQEEAQEAGADVVGGEELVEKIAGGWLDFDAVVATPDMMRVVGRLGRVLGPRGLMPNPKTGTVTLDVGRAVREIQAGKVEYRVDKAGVVHAPIGKASFEVPQLHENAMALAASVIKAKPAAAKGRYVRSIAIASTMGPGVPIDTASVEAGAKG, via the coding sequence ATGAAGAAGAGCGGCAAGCAGTTCGCGGCGGCGCAGGCGAAGGTGGACCGGACGCCGTACACGCTCGACGAGGCGTTGCCGCTGGTCAAGAGCCTGACGTTCGCCAAGTTCGACGAGACGGTGGAGATGGCGATGCGTCTCGGCGTCAACCCGAAGCATGCGGATCAGATGGTGCGCGGCACGGTCGTGCTGCCTCACGGCCTGGGGCGGACCAAGAGCGTGGTGGTGATTGCCGGGCCGGACCGGCAGGAAGAGGCGCAGGAGGCGGGCGCCGACGTCGTGGGCGGCGAGGAGCTGGTGGAGAAGATCGCCGGCGGCTGGCTCGATTTCGACGCCGTCGTCGCCACGCCCGACATGATGCGCGTGGTCGGCCGGCTCGGACGCGTGCTCGGTCCCCGCGGCCTGATGCCGAACCCGAAGACCGGCACCGTGACTCTCGACGTCGGCCGGGCGGTCCGGGAGATCCAGGCGGGCAAGGTGGAGTACCGCGTAGACAAGGCGGGCGTCGTGCACGCGCCGATCGGCAAGGCGTCGTTCGAGGTGCCGCAGTTGCACGAGAACGCGATGGCCCTCGCCGCGAGCGTGATCAAGGCAAAGCCGGCCGCCGCGAAGGGCCGCTACGTCCGGAGCATCGCCATCGCGTCGACGATGGGTCCGGGGGTGCCGATCGACACCGCGAGCGTCGAGGCGGGCGCCAAGGGTTAG
- the rplK gene encoding 50S ribosomal protein L11: MAKKVIGQVKLQIAAGKATPAPPVGTALGPHGVNIMDFCKAFNAKTASQEGLIIPAVVTVYADRSYSFITKTPPAAVLLKRAANIAKGSGEPNRTKVGHVTLEQVREIAKTKMPDLNANSIEGAAEIVAGTARSMGIEVEGRVDE; encoded by the coding sequence ATGGCGAAGAAGGTCATCGGACAGGTGAAACTGCAGATCGCCGCCGGGAAGGCGACGCCGGCCCCGCCGGTCGGAACCGCGCTGGGCCCGCACGGCGTCAACATCATGGACTTCTGCAAGGCGTTCAACGCGAAGACGGCCAGCCAGGAGGGGCTGATCATTCCCGCCGTGGTCACCGTCTACGCCGACCGCTCCTACAGCTTCATCACCAAGACGCCCCCGGCCGCCGTGCTGCTGAAGCGCGCGGCCAACATCGCCAAGGGGTCCGGCGAGCCGAACCGGACGAAGGTCGGCCACGTGACGCTGGAGCAGGTGCGCGAGATCGCCAAGACGAAGATGCCCGACCTGAACGCCAACTCGATCGAGGGGGCGGCCGAGATTGTCGCCGGCACCGCGCGGTCGATGGGCATCGAGGTAGAGGGCAGGGTCGACGAATGA